One Helianthus annuus cultivar XRQ/B chromosome 12, HanXRQr2.0-SUNRISE, whole genome shotgun sequence genomic region harbors:
- the LOC110894701 gene encoding very-long-chain enoyl-CoA reductase, translating to MAIPSIFLNFLFPPPPSLFVTTMSVIGISSLANAGFMEIKGKHMQYSKFLNEGVAKKENGAKLSSRNGMLLAYTPAFVVGLSSLLAFPDQDLRFLLLASSLTVHFLKRVLEVLFLHKYSGSMGIESTIIITLSYTVSTATMIYAQYLSRDLPNPPIDLKYVGVGLFLIGIVGNFYHHNILANLRKEGDKEYKIPQGGLFDLIICPHYVFEIFGYVGMSCISQTPYAFAFTLGTICYLMGRSYATREWYISKFGDKFPKDVKAFIPYVF from the exons ATGGCCATTCCTTCTATTTTCCTAAACTTCTTGTTCCCACCACCGCCATCGTTGTTCGTGACAACAATGTCGGTGATAGGTATCTCGTCACTTGCAAATGCCGGATTCATGGAAATCAAAGGCAAACACATGCAGTATTCCAAATTCTTGAACGAAGGTGTTGCAAAGAAAGAGAACGGGGCGAAGTTGTCTAGTCGAAACGGGATGCTTCTGGCCTATACACCGGCGTTTGTTGTGGGATTGTCTTCTTTGCTCGCTTTCCCTGATCAGGATCTTAGATTTTTGTTGCTTGCTTCATCTCTCACCGTTCATTTCTTGAAACGGGTACTTGAG GTGTTATTTCTTCACAAATATAGCGGTTCAATGGGTATAGAATCTACAATTATCATTACGTTAAGTTATACTGTCTCCACTGCAACAATGATTTATGCTCAATATCTATCACGAGATTTACCCAATCCTCCAATAGATCTCAAATATGTTGGAGTTGGGTTGTTCTTGATCGGCATTGTTGGAAACTTTTACCACCACAACATTCTTGCTAATCTTAGGAAGGAGGGGGACAAAGAATACAAAATTCCTCAAGGAGGGTTATTTGATTTGATCATATGTCCACACTATGTCTTTGAGATTTTCGGTTACGTAGGAATGTCTTGCATTTCACAAACACCTTACGCTTTTGCTTTCACTTTAGGTACAATTTGTTATTTGATGGGGAGGAGTTATGCCACACGAGAATGGTACATATCGAAGTTTGGGGACAAATTCCCTAAGGACGTTAAGGCTTTTATTCCATATGTTTTTTAG
- the LOC110896613 gene encoding alkane hydroxylase MAH1, translating into MGFFETLVILSLFFIPMLFLICIYKSQKQRTVIPTDWPILGMIPGVLLNVHRLHEYVTELLIDSGGTFMWKGPWFTNMDMLITSNPLDIHHILTRNFWNYPKGENFRKIFDILGDGIFNSDGELWEIHRKVTMSVFKHAGFQSLLETTLWNKVEKGLLPVLESISRQGKEMDLQEIFQRFTFDTICKLLLDHDPKSLSLDFPYLPYLKAFSDAEEAILYRHVTPSSILKLQQVLRVGNEKKISDAWKTIDHFIYNCLNQKSNEYNMMQCEQQEKFLVLTAFMRKFKDNGVSFGDTTKFLRDTLLSLMVAGKDSTSTLLSWFFYILAQNSTVEDKILEEIHTHLDVKLHERWKAKELGEMVYLHGALSECLRLFPPLPFNHKSPLKPDILPSGHQVDQTTKIIVSYYSMGKMKSIWGEDCMEFKPERWITKGGGIKHEPSYKFPAFNAGPRSCVGKDLSLTQVKIVAAMVIYHYHIEPVKGHLVLPAESMVLQMKHGLKVRVTKRTTIN; encoded by the coding sequence ATGGGTTTTTTTGAGACTTTAGTCATTCTGTCTCTGTTTTTCATTCCCATGTTGTtcttaatatgtatatataaatcACAAAAGCAAAGAACTGTTATCCCTACAGATTGGCCAATTCTTGGAATGATACCAGGGGTCCTTTTAAACGTCCATCGACTCCATGAATACGTCACAGAATTGTTGATCGATAGTGGAGGAACATTCATGTGGAAAGGTCCTTGGTTCACCAACATGGACATGCTCATTACTTCCAATCCTTTAGACATCCACCACATTCTAACTAGAAACTTTTGGAATTATCCCAAAGGTGAGAATTTCCGTAAGATCTTTGATATATTAGGAGATGGAATCTTCAATTCTGATGGTGAGTTATGGGAGATCCACCGCAAGGTCACTATGAGTGTATTCAAGCATGCTggatttcaaagtttgttggaaacAACACTATGGAACAAGGTGGAAAAGGGGCTTCTACCAGTACTTGAATCCATTTCTAGACAAGGCAAGGAGATGGATTTGCAGGAAATATTCCAAAGGTTCACTTTTGATACTATATGCAAATTACTTTTAGATCATGACCCAAAAAGCTTGTCTCTTGATTTTCCTTACCTCCCTTATCTGAAAGCGTTCTCGGATGCTGAAGAAGCTATCTTGTATAGGCATGTTACACCCTCAAGCATTTTGAAATTGCAACAAGTTCTTAGAGTGGGGAATGAGAAAAAGATAAGTGATGCATGGAAAACTATTGATCACTTTATATACAACTGCTTAAACCAAAAATCAAATGAGTACAACATGATGCAATGTGAACAACAAGAGAAGTTCTTAGTATTAACAGCTTTCATGAGAAAATTCAAAGATAATGGTGTTTCTTTTGGAGATACCACCAAATTTTTAAGAGACACCTTACTTAGTTTGATGGTTGCAGGAAAAGATAGCACTAGCACTCTTCTCTCTTGGTTCTTTTATATCCTTGCACAAAACTCTACCGTAGAAGATAAGATTTTGGAAGAGATTCACACGCATCTCGACGTGAAATTACATGAGAGATGGAAAGCTAAAGAGCTTGGTGAAATGGTTTACCTTCATGGAGCTTTAAGTGAATGCTTGAGGCTCTTCCCTCCTCTTCCATTTAACCACAAATCTCCATTAAAACCAGACATTCTTCCTAGTGGCCATCAGGTTGATCAAACTACCAAAATCATTGTCTCTTATTATTCCATGGGAAAGATGAAATCAATATGGGGTGAAGATTGCATGGAGTTTAAACCTGAAAGGTGGATTACTAAAGGAGGAGGAATCAAACATGAACCATCGTATAAGTTTCCCGCGTTTAATGCTGGACCAAGAAGTTGTGTAGGTAAGGACTTGTCTTTAACTCAGGTAAAGATAGTGGCAGCTATGGTCATCTACCACTACCATATTGAGCCGGTCAAAGGTCATCTAGTGCTTCCGGCGGAGTCAATGGTACTTCAGATGAAGCATGGTCTCAAGGTGAGAGTAACTAAGAGAACTACCATCAACTAA
- the LOC110896614 gene encoding alkane hydroxylase MAH1 — MASLEYTIILSSFFILLSIVTCIYRSQKQSTIVPTNWPVLGMIPGILANAHRLYDYIIEVAMQTSGTFMWKGPSFVHMDMLFTTNPLDINHILSKNFRNYPKGHEFRKIFDILGEGIINSEGELWEINRKVTMSVLKQAGFQNMLKTILWNKVDKGLLPMLESICGHGAPIDLQDIFQRFTFDTIITVVFDHDPESLSIDFPHIACQKALLDVEEALLFRHLTPPCLWKMQKFLGIGKEKKSSEARIILDQFIYKCIEQKQKEYNSMNHEHQDEKFILITALMREMEEQSGNAGGDPTKFLRDILLDLILAGKDTISSALSWFFYNLTKNPILEHKILEEIHKHLDVKGGKIWDVKELSKLVYLHGALCESLRLFPPVPFNLKVPLQPDNLPSGHKVNQHTRIILPLYAMGRMKLIWGDDCMEFSPERWISKGGGIKHEPSYKFVAFGSGPRACVGKDMALSQLKIVSTAILYHYHIDLVEGHCVVPTNAIILHMKHGLKVRLTKRIEVN, encoded by the coding sequence ATGGCTTCTCTTGAATACACAATCATTCTCTCTTCATTTTTCATTCTATTGTCCATTGTAACGTGTATATATAGATCTCAAAAACAAAGTACTATTGTCCCAACAAACTGGCCTGTTCTCGGTATGATACCCGGGATCCTTGCGAATGCCCACCGACTTTATGACTACATAATCGAAGTTGCAATGCAAACCAGCGGTACATTCATGTGGAAAGGCCCTTCTTTTGTTCATATGGACATGCTCTTTACCACAAATCCTTTAGACATCAATCACATTCTTAGCAAAAACTTCAGAAACTATCCCAAAGGTCATGAGTTCCGCAAGATCTTTGATATCCTAGGAGAGGGAATCATCAACTCCGAAGGCGAGCTATGGGAGATCAACCGAAAAGTTACCATGTCTGTACTCAAGCAAGCTGGATTTCAGAATATGTTGAAGACAATCCTCTGGAACAAAGTGGATAAGGGGCTTCTACCCATGCTAGAGTCCATTTGTGGACATGGTGCACCTATCGATTTGCAGGATATATTTCAGAGATTCACATTTGACACCATAATCACAGTGGTATTTGATCATGACCCTGAAAGCTTGTCTATTGATTTTCCTCACATTGCGTGTCAGAAAGCTTTGTTGGATGTTGAAGAAGCTCTCTTGTTTCGGCACCTTACGCCCCCGTGCCTTTGGAAAATGCAAAAGTTTCTTGGAATAGGGAAAGAGAAGAAGTCTAGTGAAGCAAGGATAATTCTTGATCAATTCATATACAAATGCATTGAACAAAAACAAAAGGAGTACAATAGCATGAACCATGAGCACCAAGATGAAAAGTTCATATTAATCACAGCTCTCATGAGAGAAATGGAAGAACAAAGTGGCAATGCTGGCGGTGATCCCACAAAATTTCTAAGAGACATCCTGTTAGATCTGATACTTGCAGGAAAAGATACAATTAGCAGCGCGCTTTCTTGGTTCTTTTATAATCTTACCAAAAACCCAATACTTGAACATAAGATTCTTGAAGAGATTCACAAGCATTTGGATGTAAAAGGGGGAAAGATATGGGATGTCAAAGAGCTAAGTAAACTAGTGTACCTTCATGGAGCTTTATGTGAATCTTTAAGGCTCTTTCCTCCTGTCCCTTTTAATCTTAAAGTTCCACTACAACCAGATAACCTTCCAAGCGGCCACAAAGTTAACCAACACACGCGAATCATTCTACCTTTATATGCCATGGGAAGGATGAAACTGATATGGGGTGACGACTGCATGGAGTTTAGCCCCGAAAGGTGGATTTCTAAAGGAGGAGGGATCAAACATGAGCCATCTTACAAGTTTGTGGCATTTGGTTCTGGTCCGAGAGCTTGTGTGGGCAAGGACATGGCTTTGTCTCAGCTGAAGATCGTGTCAACGGCGATCTTATACCATTACCACATAGACCTAGTGGAAGGTCATTGCGTGGTTCCGACGAATGCTATTATACTACATATGAAGCATGGTCTCAAGGTGAGATTAACTAAAAGAATTGAAGTGAATTGA